A region from the Corallococcus caeni genome encodes:
- the infC gene encoding translation initiation factor IF-3: MPSVPEPSEGPPIVRDQRTNRRIRAREVRVVGPNAEQLGVMSLESALTRAQADGLDLVEISPMAKPPVCKIMDYGKFKYEEKKKASDAKKKQVVVHLKEVKLRPKTEEHDYEFKVRNVRRFLEEGNKAKITIQFRGREITHKELGSAILDDVTKDLKEIAVVEQNPRMEGRQMFMILAPNPKVAQRARELARQAVEAAARKQEGRPAVAAAVVSASAVGNPAPVAAKE; the protein is encoded by the coding sequence ATGCCCTCAGTCCCCGAGCCGTCGGAGGGTCCTCCCATCGTCCGCGATCAGAGAACCAATCGCCGTATCCGAGCCCGGGAGGTCCGCGTCGTCGGACCGAACGCCGAGCAGCTCGGGGTCATGTCCCTGGAATCAGCCCTGACGCGCGCCCAGGCGGACGGTCTCGACCTCGTCGAGATCTCCCCCATGGCGAAGCCGCCGGTCTGCAAGATCATGGACTACGGCAAGTTCAAGTACGAGGAGAAGAAGAAGGCCTCGGACGCGAAGAAGAAGCAGGTCGTGGTCCACCTGAAAGAGGTGAAGCTCCGCCCCAAGACGGAGGAGCACGACTACGAGTTCAAGGTCCGCAACGTCCGCCGGTTCCTGGAGGAGGGGAACAAGGCGAAGATCACCATCCAGTTCCGGGGTCGTGAAATCACCCACAAGGAGCTGGGGAGCGCGATCCTGGACGACGTGACGAAGGACCTGAAGGAAATCGCGGTGGTGGAGCAGAACCCCCGGATGGAGGGGCGCCAGATGTTCATGATCCTGGCTCCCAACCCGAAGGTGGCCCAGCGCGCCCGGGAGCTCGCCCGCCAGGCGGTGGAGGCGGCCGCCAGGAAGCAGGAAGGCAGGCCGGCGGTCGCCGCGGCGGTCGTTTCCGCGTCGGCTGTAGGAAATCCTGCCCCCGTCGCGGCAAAAGAGTGA
- the thrS gene encoding threonine--tRNA ligase produces the protein MSESITVTLPDGSQKQTARGTTIADFVKGSIGVGLAKAALFARVNGQDMDLARTLDEDAKLQIFTSKSPEGLDLIRHDAAHVVASAVQRLFPGTQVTIGPATEEGFYYDFFREKPFTPEELEKIEAAANAELKQDMPFVRTEISMEDAIKLFEEKGEKFKVEIVKDIAAKGAKTLTLYTHGDWVDFCLGPHAPSTGKIGVIKILSSSGAYWRGDHRNPMLQRVYGTAFFDKKALDAYLTRIEEARKRDHRKLGKELDLFHFHPYSPGAAFWTPKGTTLYQTLSNWMRSLTAGDGYVEIKTPLMFNKGLWETSGHWGKYKENMFLVLDSESGEHDFSLKPMNCPSHHLFYGFKKHSYRDLPLRLHTQDVLHRNEAAGSLGGLTRVRQFAQDDAHIYCMESQITDEVRRFVQLLDRVYKAVGLTYAVKLSTRPEQRLGDDSLWDRAEGGLKAALESLGLPYELAPGDGAFYGPKIDFAVSDSIGRKWQLGTMQLDYLAPERFDLTYVGEDNAEHRPVVLHRAIFGSFERFTAILIEHFAGAFPAWLAPVQATLVTVADRQLDYARKVRDDLRAKGFRVELDERGMTLNAKIREAQMQKVPFTLVVGDNEVEAGAVAPRRYGGEDLKTMKYADFEALLAREAALP, from the coding sequence ATGTCCGAATCCATCACGGTGACGCTCCCCGACGGCAGCCAGAAGCAGACCGCCCGGGGCACGACCATCGCGGACTTCGTGAAGGGCAGCATCGGTGTGGGGCTCGCGAAGGCGGCCCTGTTCGCCCGGGTCAACGGTCAGGACATGGACCTGGCCCGCACGCTCGACGAGGACGCGAAGCTGCAGATCTTCACGTCCAAGAGCCCGGAAGGCCTGGACCTCATCCGCCACGACGCCGCGCACGTGGTGGCCAGCGCCGTGCAGCGCCTGTTCCCCGGCACGCAGGTGACCATCGGTCCCGCGACGGAGGAGGGCTTCTACTACGACTTCTTCCGCGAGAAGCCCTTCACCCCGGAGGAGCTGGAGAAGATCGAAGCGGCCGCCAACGCGGAGCTCAAGCAGGACATGCCGTTCGTCCGCACGGAAATCTCCATGGAGGACGCCATCAAGCTCTTCGAGGAGAAGGGCGAGAAGTTCAAGGTGGAGATCGTCAAGGACATCGCCGCCAAGGGCGCCAAGACGCTCACGCTCTACACCCACGGCGACTGGGTGGACTTCTGCCTGGGGCCCCACGCGCCCAGCACCGGGAAGATCGGCGTCATCAAGATCCTCTCCTCCAGCGGCGCGTACTGGCGCGGCGACCACCGCAACCCCATGCTCCAGCGCGTGTACGGCACCGCCTTCTTCGACAAGAAGGCGCTGGACGCGTACCTCACGCGCATCGAGGAGGCGAGGAAGCGCGACCACCGCAAGCTGGGCAAGGAGCTGGACCTCTTCCACTTCCACCCGTACTCGCCGGGCGCCGCCTTCTGGACGCCGAAGGGCACCACGCTCTACCAGACGCTGTCCAACTGGATGCGCTCGCTCACGGCCGGTGACGGCTACGTGGAGATCAAGACGCCCCTGATGTTCAACAAGGGCCTCTGGGAGACGAGCGGCCACTGGGGCAAGTACAAGGAGAACATGTTCCTGGTGCTCGACAGCGAGTCCGGCGAGCACGACTTCTCCCTCAAGCCGATGAACTGCCCGTCGCACCACCTGTTCTACGGCTTCAAGAAGCACAGCTACCGCGACCTGCCCCTGCGCCTGCACACCCAGGACGTGCTCCACCGCAACGAGGCCGCGGGCTCGCTGGGCGGCCTCACCCGCGTGCGCCAGTTCGCGCAGGACGACGCGCACATCTACTGCATGGAGAGCCAGATCACCGACGAGGTGCGGCGCTTCGTGCAGCTGCTGGACCGCGTCTACAAGGCGGTGGGCCTCACCTACGCGGTGAAGCTGTCCACGCGCCCCGAGCAGCGCCTGGGCGACGACTCGCTCTGGGACCGCGCGGAAGGCGGCCTCAAGGCGGCGCTGGAGTCGCTGGGCCTGCCGTACGAGCTGGCCCCCGGCGACGGCGCCTTCTACGGCCCGAAGATCGACTTCGCCGTCTCCGACAGCATCGGCCGCAAGTGGCAGCTGGGCACCATGCAGCTGGACTACCTGGCCCCGGAGCGCTTCGACCTCACCTACGTGGGCGAGGACAACGCCGAGCACCGCCCGGTGGTCCTCCACCGCGCCATCTTCGGCTCCTTCGAGCGCTTCACCGCCATCCTCATCGAGCACTTCGCCGGCGCGTTCCCCGCGTGGCTCGCCCCGGTGCAGGCCACCCTGGTCACCGTGGCGGACCGGCAGCTGGACTACGCCCGCAAGGTGCGCGACGACCTGCGCGCCAAGGGCTTCCGGGTGGAGCTGGACGAGCGCGGCATGACGCTCAACGCGAAGATCCGCGAAGCCCAGATGCAGAAGGTCCCCTTCACCCTGGTGGTGGGCGACAACGAGGTGGAGGCCGGCGCCGTGGCCCCCCGCCGCTACGGCGGTGAGGACCTGAAGACGATGAAGTACGCCGACTTCGAGGCCCTCCTGGCCAGGGAAGCCGCGCTGCCCTGA
- a CDS encoding uracil-DNA glycosylase, with amino-acid sequence MTKLEKLHQEIVACRACPRLVAWREEVARVKRRAYRDWDYWGRPVPGFGDPRARLIIVGLAPAAHGANRTGRMFTGDRSGDFLFAGLHRAGFANQAHSERRDDGLKLTDAFIVAAGRCAPPDNKPLPEELARCAPFLDREMALLPGRVLLALGAIGWNAALASVARTGGALPTPRPAFGHGAEFRLPDGRWLVGSYHVSQQNTQTGRLTPAMFDAVLKRVRALLET; translated from the coding sequence GTGACGAAGCTGGAGAAGCTGCACCAGGAGATTGTCGCGTGCCGGGCCTGCCCCCGGCTGGTGGCCTGGCGGGAGGAGGTGGCCCGCGTGAAGCGGCGCGCCTACCGCGACTGGGACTACTGGGGGAGGCCCGTCCCCGGCTTCGGAGACCCCAGGGCCCGGCTGATCATCGTGGGTCTGGCGCCCGCCGCGCACGGGGCCAACCGGACGGGGCGGATGTTCACCGGGGACCGCTCCGGCGACTTCCTCTTCGCGGGCCTGCACCGGGCGGGCTTCGCGAACCAGGCCCACAGCGAGCGCCGGGACGACGGGCTGAAGCTGACGGACGCCTTCATCGTCGCCGCCGGCCGGTGCGCGCCGCCGGACAACAAGCCCCTGCCGGAGGAGCTGGCCCGCTGCGCGCCGTTCCTGGACCGGGAGATGGCGCTGTTGCCCGGCCGGGTGCTGCTCGCCCTGGGGGCCATCGGGTGGAACGCCGCGCTGGCCTCGGTGGCCCGCACCGGGGGGGCCCTGCCCACGCCCCGTCCCGCCTTCGGGCATGGCGCCGAGTTCCGGCTGCCGGACGGCCGGTGGCTCGTGGGCAGCTACCACGTCAGCCAGCAGAACACCCAGACGGGGAGGCTCACCCCCGCCATGTTCGACGCGGTGTTGAAACGCGTCCGCGCGTTGTTGGAGACGTGA
- a CDS encoding AI-2E family transporter yields the protein MKVPQPAATLEVSPVLHVVHPEPVPPAGDPSALDEAEARRVDFVWSGVMVGSLALVFALLSVFGGVAVPVLLALTGAYAFNPLVTLLEKRGVDRTWGTSILFFAGTLLLVGAGLYLVPVFRDEAAKLPGFFQRASTQVVPQVESLLGVSLPDLVSQRTAELGEKASELIQSAGPTAARLVASFAGNTARFAATLLGLSVVPVLAFFFLQDYPRLMGRIQDLLPRRSVALVSQRFREVDEVLSAFVQGQLTVGAILSVLYAVGLSVARIDLAIAIGLIAGFGNMVPYLGTGIGVVLAVLGVLLSWQGPWQLAVVAATFIIGQLAEGFVITPRVVGEKVGLAPVAVIIAVLAFGELFGFVGILLAVPASAILKVVLSVVIQRYRRTQLYKGSVQGP from the coding sequence GTGAAGGTTCCCCAGCCCGCGGCGACCCTGGAAGTCTCCCCGGTGCTGCACGTCGTGCACCCGGAGCCCGTGCCCCCGGCCGGCGACCCCTCGGCCCTGGACGAGGCGGAGGCCCGCCGGGTCGACTTCGTCTGGTCCGGCGTGATGGTGGGCTCGCTGGCGCTGGTGTTCGCGCTCCTGTCCGTGTTCGGCGGGGTGGCGGTGCCGGTGCTGCTGGCGCTGACGGGCGCGTACGCGTTCAACCCGCTCGTCACGCTCCTGGAGAAGCGCGGCGTGGACCGCACCTGGGGCACGTCCATCCTCTTCTTCGCGGGCACGCTCCTGCTGGTGGGCGCGGGCCTGTACCTGGTGCCGGTGTTCCGCGACGAGGCGGCGAAGCTGCCCGGCTTCTTCCAGCGCGCCAGCACCCAGGTGGTGCCGCAGGTGGAGTCGCTGCTGGGCGTGTCGCTGCCGGACCTGGTGAGCCAGCGCACCGCGGAGCTGGGGGAGAAGGCCTCCGAGCTGATTCAGAGCGCGGGCCCCACGGCGGCGCGGCTGGTGGCGAGCTTCGCCGGCAACACCGCGCGCTTCGCGGCCACGCTGCTGGGACTGTCGGTGGTGCCGGTGCTGGCGTTCTTCTTCCTCCAGGACTACCCGCGCCTCATGGGCCGCATCCAGGACCTGCTGCCGCGCCGCTCCGTGGCGCTGGTGAGCCAGCGCTTCCGCGAGGTGGACGAGGTGCTCTCCGCCTTCGTGCAGGGCCAGCTCACCGTGGGCGCCATCCTGTCGGTGCTCTACGCGGTGGGGCTGTCCGTGGCGCGCATCGACCTGGCCATCGCCATTGGCCTCATCGCGGGCTTCGGCAACATGGTGCCCTACCTGGGCACGGGTATCGGCGTGGTGCTGGCCGTGCTGGGCGTGCTCCTGTCGTGGCAGGGGCCTTGGCAGCTGGCCGTGGTGGCCGCGACCTTCATCATCGGGCAGCTGGCCGAGGGCTTCGTCATCACCCCGCGCGTCGTGGGGGAGAAGGTGGGCCTGGCCCCCGTGGCGGTCATCATCGCCGTGCTCGCCTTCGGGGAGCTGTTCGGCTTCGTGGGCATCCTGCTGGCCGTGCCCGCCAGCGCCATCCTCAAGGTCGTCCTCAGCGTCGTCATCCAGCGCTACCGCCGCACGCAGCTCTACAAGGGGAGCGTACAGGGGCCGTGA
- a CDS encoding LPP20 family lipoprotein yields MRRSLWGLLLVVPLTALGQGKDAKVAAPAAGTVRGVGTPGINWEGQVLRATGAGAPDLKAANPGQARLGAERAAKQDAFRNLLEQAKAIQVSSGRTVGDELARDEVKGRVEGAIRGYKVLATRYFSDSGVEMDVEVPLAALAAALTPSQEPAIVLNDGAAKYTGLVVDARGLGVTPVLAPRLVDATGKALYGATVLTEEARGTAGVAAWFDSLDAARKASRVGDKPLVVKAAQLQGSDLVLSAEGARALAEANTRFLAEGRVAIVTQ; encoded by the coding sequence GTGAGGCGTTCGCTGTGGGGATTGTTGCTGGTCGTGCCGCTGACGGCGCTGGGCCAGGGCAAGGACGCGAAGGTCGCCGCACCCGCCGCTGGAACCGTGCGCGGCGTGGGCACTCCGGGCATCAACTGGGAGGGCCAGGTCCTGCGCGCCACGGGCGCCGGTGCCCCGGACCTCAAGGCCGCCAACCCCGGGCAGGCCCGGCTGGGCGCCGAGCGCGCCGCGAAGCAGGACGCGTTCCGCAACCTGCTGGAGCAGGCCAAGGCCATCCAGGTGAGCTCGGGCCGCACCGTGGGCGACGAGCTGGCGCGCGACGAGGTGAAGGGCCGCGTCGAGGGCGCCATCCGCGGCTACAAGGTCCTGGCCACGCGCTACTTCTCCGACAGCGGCGTGGAGATGGACGTGGAGGTGCCGCTCGCGGCGCTCGCCGCGGCGCTGACGCCTTCGCAGGAGCCGGCCATCGTGCTCAACGACGGCGCCGCGAAGTACACGGGCCTCGTGGTGGACGCGCGCGGGCTGGGCGTGACGCCGGTGCTCGCGCCCCGACTGGTGGACGCGACGGGCAAGGCGCTCTACGGCGCGACGGTGCTCACGGAGGAGGCGCGCGGCACGGCGGGCGTCGCGGCCTGGTTCGACAGCCTGGACGCCGCGCGGAAGGCCTCGCGCGTGGGTGACAAGCCCCTGGTGGTGAAGGCCGCGCAGCTCCAGGGCTCCGACCTGGTGCTGAGCGCGGAGGGCGCCCGCGCGCTCGCCGAGGCGAACACGCGCTTCCTGGCCGAGGGCCGGGTCGCCATCGTCACGCAGTAG
- a CDS encoding PilZ domain-containing protein produces MSEKRKANRAPLDIYLNKYMGGVPYMTRAADISQEGVSLSRLIEPQHDARRVGLQFQLPGSEEIIYAEGEVVREWKELGRKEQSGVRFTLLTERHRKMIDAYVDRHSNGN; encoded by the coding sequence ATGAGCGAGAAGCGGAAGGCCAATCGGGCGCCCCTGGACATCTACCTCAACAAGTACATGGGCGGCGTGCCGTACATGACCCGCGCCGCGGACATCAGCCAGGAAGGCGTCAGCCTCTCGCGTCTCATCGAGCCCCAGCACGACGCGCGCCGCGTGGGCCTCCAGTTCCAGCTCCCCGGCTCCGAGGAGATCATCTACGCCGAGGGTGAAGTCGTACGCGAGTGGAAGGAACTGGGCCGCAAGGAGCAGTCCGGCGTGCGCTTCACGCTGCTCACCGAGCGGCACCGCAAGATGATCGACGCCTACGTGGACCGTCACAGCAACGGCAACTGA
- a CDS encoding FKBP-type peptidyl-prolyl cis-trans isomerase, protein MRMQWKAALVLMLGAPGLALAQAPTKTSKPAAAPEAAAKAAPAQAPLELKTDEQKTIYALGISLGQSVTALALTPEEVQVLQRGLQDSLSGTAPAVDPKEFTPKIQSLAKARQSQVNIATLDRASKEPGATRLPSGVIYRELKAGTGKSPRAIDTVKVHYQGTLVDGTEFDSSYKRGMAVEFPLNGVIPCWTQGVQKMKVGGKAKLTCPGSTAYGERPPTGSRIPPNAVLTFEVELVDIPGNTAATP, encoded by the coding sequence ATGCGTATGCAGTGGAAGGCGGCCCTGGTCCTGATGCTCGGTGCTCCGGGCCTCGCCCTGGCCCAGGCCCCGACGAAGACCTCCAAGCCGGCCGCCGCGCCGGAGGCCGCCGCGAAGGCCGCCCCTGCCCAGGCGCCCCTGGAGCTCAAGACGGATGAGCAGAAGACCATCTATGCGCTCGGCATCTCGCTGGGCCAGAGCGTGACGGCGCTCGCGCTCACCCCGGAGGAGGTGCAGGTGCTCCAGCGCGGCCTCCAGGATTCGCTCAGCGGCACCGCGCCCGCCGTGGATCCGAAGGAGTTCACCCCGAAGATCCAGTCGCTCGCCAAGGCCCGGCAGTCGCAGGTCAACATCGCCACGCTGGACCGCGCCTCCAAGGAGCCCGGGGCCACGCGGCTGCCCTCCGGCGTCATCTACCGGGAGCTCAAGGCCGGCACCGGCAAGTCGCCGCGCGCCATCGACACCGTGAAGGTGCACTACCAGGGCACGCTGGTGGACGGTACGGAGTTCGACAGCTCCTACAAGCGCGGCATGGCGGTGGAGTTCCCGCTCAACGGCGTCATCCCCTGCTGGACGCAGGGCGTGCAGAAGATGAAGGTCGGCGGCAAGGCGAAGCTCACCTGCCCCGGGAGCACCGCCTACGGAGAGCGCCCGCCCACGGGCTCGCGCATCCCGCCCAACGCCGTGCTCACCTTCGAGGTGGAGCTGGTGGACATCCCGGGCAACACCGCCGCCACGCCGTAG
- a CDS encoding cold-shock protein encodes MATGTVKWFNDAKGFGFITQDGGGEDVFCHHTAINMDGFRTLAEGQKVEFEVTKGPKGLQAQNVRAA; translated from the coding sequence ATGGCGACTGGTACCGTGAAGTGGTTCAACGACGCGAAGGGCTTCGGCTTCATCACGCAGGACGGCGGTGGTGAGGACGTGTTCTGCCACCACACCGCCATCAACATGGATGGCTTCCGCACCCTGGCCGAGGGCCAGAAGGTGGAGTTCGAAGTGACCAAGGGCCCCAAGGGCCTGCAGGCGCAGAACGTTCGCGCCGCCTGA
- a CDS encoding M2 family metallopeptidase, with protein sequence MTRSPQSLIRAALAALSLAAPAASAQTTPAPAAKATPAPAAKATPAEAKQFAEKLNADLKQLWTRQATAEWIKSTYITDDTERNAASVNEEVMAYVNNAIKESRRFDGLKLDADTARMLHLLRVSQTLPAPANPKQRAELAATAAKLEGLYGKGKYCGKDGKGKCRDLEELSDVMAESRNADELLDAWTGWHAISRPMRPLYTQLVDLSNAGAKDIGFNDLGTLWRSSYDMTPAEFETEAQRLWGQVKPMYDELHCYVRGRLAKQYGEAKVPAGKPIPAHLLGNMWAQEWNNIYPLVEPFPGQASLDVGSALVKQGYDPQKMVKLGEKFFTSLGMKPLPQTFWERSQFTKPKDRDVVCHASAWDVTYDNDLRIKMCIKPTEEDLVTIHHELGHDYYYTYYYKLPVLFQAGANDGFHEAIGDALTLSITPAYLQQAGLLNAVEKNDKNVINLQLKDALEKVAFLPFGLLVDQWRWDVFSGKVKPADYNKSWWALRTKYQGVAAPVARTEQDFDAGAKYHVPANVPYTRYFLARILQFQFHKALCEAAGYKGALNECSIYGNKAAGQRLQAMLEMGASKPWPDALAAMTGSRQMDATPMLEYFAPLRRWLQEQNKGQKCGW encoded by the coding sequence ATGACCCGCTCCCCCCAGTCCTTGATTCGCGCGGCCCTGGCCGCCCTGTCGCTCGCGGCGCCCGCCGCCAGCGCGCAGACGACGCCCGCTCCGGCCGCGAAGGCCACGCCCGCTCCGGCCGCGAAGGCCACGCCCGCGGAGGCGAAGCAGTTCGCCGAGAAGCTCAACGCGGACCTGAAGCAGCTCTGGACCCGCCAGGCCACCGCTGAGTGGATCAAGAGCACGTACATCACCGACGACACGGAGCGGAACGCCGCGTCCGTCAACGAAGAGGTGATGGCCTACGTCAACAACGCCATCAAGGAGTCGCGCCGCTTCGACGGGCTGAAGCTGGACGCAGACACCGCGCGCATGCTGCACCTCCTGCGCGTGTCCCAGACGCTGCCCGCCCCGGCGAACCCCAAGCAGCGCGCGGAGCTGGCCGCCACCGCCGCGAAGCTGGAGGGCCTCTACGGCAAGGGCAAGTACTGCGGCAAGGACGGCAAGGGGAAGTGCCGCGACCTGGAGGAGCTGTCCGACGTGATGGCGGAGAGCCGCAACGCGGATGAGCTGCTGGACGCGTGGACCGGCTGGCACGCCATCAGCCGCCCCATGCGCCCGCTCTACACGCAGCTGGTGGACCTCTCCAACGCGGGCGCGAAGGACATCGGCTTCAACGACCTGGGCACGCTGTGGCGGTCGTCCTACGACATGACCCCCGCCGAGTTCGAGACGGAGGCGCAGCGGCTCTGGGGCCAGGTGAAGCCCATGTACGACGAGCTGCACTGCTACGTGCGCGGCCGGCTCGCCAAGCAGTACGGCGAGGCGAAGGTGCCCGCCGGCAAGCCCATCCCCGCGCACCTGCTGGGCAACATGTGGGCGCAGGAGTGGAACAACATCTACCCGCTGGTGGAGCCGTTCCCCGGCCAGGCCAGCCTGGACGTCGGCAGCGCCCTGGTGAAGCAGGGCTACGACCCGCAGAAGATGGTGAAGCTGGGTGAGAAGTTCTTCACCTCGCTGGGCATGAAGCCGCTGCCGCAGACCTTCTGGGAGCGCTCGCAGTTCACCAAGCCCAAGGACCGCGACGTCGTCTGCCACGCGTCCGCGTGGGACGTGACGTACGACAACGACCTGCGCATCAAGATGTGCATCAAGCCCACCGAGGAGGACCTGGTCACCATCCACCACGAGCTGGGCCACGACTACTACTACACGTACTACTACAAGCTCCCCGTCCTCTTTCAGGCGGGCGCCAACGACGGCTTCCACGAGGCCATTGGCGACGCGCTCACGCTCTCCATCACCCCGGCCTACCTCCAGCAGGCGGGCCTGCTGAACGCGGTGGAGAAGAACGACAAGAACGTCATCAACCTCCAGCTGAAGGACGCGCTGGAGAAGGTGGCCTTCCTGCCCTTCGGCCTGCTGGTGGACCAGTGGCGCTGGGACGTGTTCAGCGGGAAGGTGAAGCCGGCGGACTACAACAAGAGCTGGTGGGCGCTGCGCACGAAGTACCAGGGCGTGGCCGCGCCGGTGGCGCGCACGGAGCAGGACTTCGACGCGGGCGCCAAGTACCACGTGCCGGCCAACGTGCCGTACACGCGCTACTTCCTCGCGCGGATCCTCCAGTTCCAGTTCCACAAGGCGCTGTGCGAGGCCGCGGGCTACAAGGGCGCGCTCAACGAGTGCTCCATCTACGGCAACAAGGCCGCGGGCCAGCGCCTGCAGGCCATGCTGGAGATGGGCGCGAGCAAGCCGTGGCCGGACGCGCTCGCCGCGATGACGGGCTCCCGCCAGATGGATGCCACGCCGATGCTGGAGTACTTCGCCCCGCTGCGTCGCTGGCTCCAGGAGCAGAACAAGGGCCAGAAGTGCGGCTGGTGA
- a CDS encoding DHH family phosphoesterase, translating to MLLGHTKDAHWPAPEAAMDQAREFLEACRDRHVLVAPHTDVDGLTSGVLMVRALQSLGARPTARLPGKGEDVHHPGFLERLGASSTEALVVLDMGSRAEPLLPGVPTLVVDHHASESFPPGAQVLTAHGHEPVANTSLLTYVLTSSFVVPGPLEWVAVLGTVADLGVDAPMPFLKDALRRAKRSSVTEAVALLNAARRSSRFAAPLAMQVLLRAGSATDIAEGRVPGVDALRDCRLEVQREVARCAKTPPRFSGNLALLMFSSEAQVHPLVAMRWVQRLPDHIVVAANTGYLPGRVNFVLRSRAPVDLLALLRGLDLPPLGGSYAHGHARATGGSLAPSDFLRLMEALGFRGLSDRDVERRGVAP from the coding sequence ATGCTCCTGGGACACACGAAGGATGCGCACTGGCCCGCGCCAGAGGCCGCGATGGACCAGGCGCGCGAGTTCCTGGAGGCCTGCCGGGACAGGCACGTGCTCGTCGCGCCGCACACGGACGTGGACGGGCTCACGTCCGGGGTGCTGATGGTCCGGGCCCTCCAGTCCCTGGGAGCCCGGCCGACGGCGCGCCTGCCGGGCAAGGGAGAGGACGTCCACCATCCGGGGTTCCTGGAGCGGCTGGGCGCCTCGTCCACGGAGGCACTGGTGGTGCTGGACATGGGCAGCCGCGCGGAGCCGCTGCTGCCCGGCGTGCCCACGCTGGTGGTGGATCACCATGCGTCGGAGTCCTTTCCTCCCGGCGCGCAGGTGCTCACCGCCCACGGCCATGAGCCCGTGGCGAACACCAGCCTGCTCACGTACGTGCTGACGTCGTCGTTCGTCGTCCCCGGTCCGCTGGAGTGGGTGGCGGTGCTGGGGACGGTGGCGGACCTGGGTGTGGACGCGCCGATGCCGTTCCTCAAGGACGCGCTGCGGCGGGCGAAGCGTTCGTCCGTCACGGAGGCGGTGGCGCTGCTCAACGCGGCGCGCCGCTCCAGCCGGTTCGCGGCGCCGCTGGCCATGCAGGTGCTGCTGCGCGCGGGCAGCGCGACGGACATCGCGGAGGGGCGCGTGCCCGGCGTGGACGCGCTGCGCGACTGCCGCCTGGAGGTGCAGCGCGAGGTGGCCCGGTGCGCGAAGACGCCGCCGCGCTTCTCGGGGAACCTGGCGCTCCTGATGTTCAGCTCCGAGGCGCAGGTGCATCCGCTGGTGGCCATGCGCTGGGTGCAGCGGTTGCCGGACCACATCGTCGTCGCCGCCAACACGGGCTACCTGCCCGGCCGCGTGAACTTCGTGCTGCGAAGCCGCGCACCAGTGGACCTGCTCGCGCTGCTGCGGGGGCTGGACCTGCCGCCGCTGGGGGGCTCCTACGCGCACGGCCATGCACGGGCCACGGGCGGCAGCCTCGCCCCCTCGGACTTCCTGCGCCTGATGGAGGCGCTGGGCTTCCGGGGGCTGAGCGACCGGGACGTGGAGCGGCGCGGCGTCGCGCCCTGA
- a CDS encoding DUF3105 domain-containing protein: MPRALFALLSSLCLVACGSTNDDPPTPGGEACERYTFPLSDTSTASHVSSCGSTACGNGENPPNSGMHCSTWLSCRSFDTEQPRCSWIHNLEHGHAVFLYNCPEGCADDVAKLEAAMAKAAVGSNGVRRALVAPDSQLPKRFAALLWRRTYLMDSVDPDALTCLLALQDVDANEPGLVCPP, encoded by the coding sequence ATGCCTCGCGCCCTCTTCGCCCTCCTCTCCTCGCTGTGCCTCGTCGCCTGCGGCTCGACGAACGATGATCCGCCCACTCCCGGTGGCGAAGCCTGCGAGCGGTACACCTTCCCGCTGTCGGACACGTCGACGGCCAGTCACGTGAGCTCGTGCGGCAGCACCGCGTGCGGCAACGGAGAGAACCCGCCCAACTCCGGCATGCACTGCTCCACGTGGCTGTCGTGCCGCAGCTTCGACACGGAGCAGCCGCGCTGTTCGTGGATCCACAACCTGGAGCACGGCCACGCGGTGTTCCTCTACAACTGCCCGGAGGGCTGCGCCGACGACGTCGCGAAGCTGGAGGCCGCGATGGCGAAGGCCGCGGTGGGCAGCAACGGCGTGCGCCGCGCGCTCGTCGCGCCGGACTCGCAGCTGCCCAAGCGCTTCGCCGCGCTGCTGTGGCGCCGCACGTACCTGATGGACTCCGTGGACCCGGACGCGCTCACGTGTCTGCTCGCGTTGCAGGACGTGGACGCGAATGAGCCGGGCCTGGTCTGCCCTCCGTGA